The genome window GAGGCCGGGCAATTCGCCCCCGGTTCCATGCTGCCCAAGGTGGAATCGTGCCTGCAATTTGTGGAGGGCCATCCCCGGCGCAAGGCCATTATCACATCGCTGGCCTGTGCCAAGGAGGCACTCAGCGGCACCACCGGCACGGTGGTCACCGCGTAGATTACCCGCCCGGGGCTGGGGGCCGCGCACGATGCGCGGCACCCCGGTTTCCCGGAGTGTATTCCTCGCGATGTCATAAAACTCTTTGGAGAATAAAAGACAATGCCAGAAACGCCAACGAGGATGGCTCGGCATTCCATGATTATCCGCCTGGTGGAGCGTCACGACGTGACCAGTCAGGCACAATTATCGCAATTATTAAGGGAGGTGGGAGTTCGCGTAGCCCAGGCGACTTTATCCCGCGATTTGGAGGAATTGGGCGTGCGCAAGGTGAAAAACGCTGCCGGGCACGCCGCGTATGTGCAATGCGAGGCGGACGCCGCCCTGCACTGCGCTGGCCCCAGGGAGCGGCTGCGCAAACTGGTGGGCCGCACCATGATTGGCCTGGAAGTGGTGAGCTTCGGGGTATTGCTGCGCACCCCGCCGGGAGCGGCGCAGTACCTGGCCAGCGGGATTGACACGGCGGGCCTGCCGGAGGTGGTGGGCACGATCGCTGGGGACGATACGATCTTGGTGGTGGCGCGCGAGCCACTCACCGGAAAGGATCTGCGCGAGATCTTTATTCATTGAGAGATAAGCCATGATTAGTGGTGTGGGATAAAGCGCTGTGCTAGCGTGAAGTTGGTCGAGGAAAGGTGTGTTATTTTCTCGCCCTATATAAGGACATCCTTTAAATAGCCGCACAGAGAGGCGGGGAAGGAGGTCACGATGAGCACACACGGACACGAGGTAGAGCTGCTAAGCGCAGCGGACATCAAGCGCACCGTGGCGCGCATCGCGCACCAGATCATTGAAAAGACGGCGCTGGGCTCGGAAAAGAGCGATCGGGTGGTGCTGCTGGGGATTCCCACCAGGGGAGTCCCGCTGGCGCAGCGTCTGGCCCAGTGCATTGAAGAGTTCTCGGGGGAAAAGGTGGCCGTGGGGTCGGTGGACATCACCCTGTACCGCGATGACCTCTCCACCGGGCCGCACCGCACCCTGCACCGCACGGACATTCCCGCCGAGGGCCTCGATGGCGCCACGGTGGTGCTCGTGGACGACGTGCTGTTCTTCGGGCGCTCGGTGCGTGCCGCGCTCGACGCCCTGCGCGAGCTGGGGCGGCCCGAGGCCGTGAAGTTGGCGGTGCTGGTGGATCGCGGGCACCGTCGCCTGCCCATTCGCGCGGACTTTGTGGGCAAGAGCGTGCCCACCGCGCTCAGCGAGGACATTGACGTCCTCCTCGATGAGGTCGATGGCCGTGACGCGGTGCTGCTGCACCGCCCCGATACCACCCCGGATCGCGAGGGTGCTACCCCGCAGTCCACCGATGAGCGCGAGGAGAACGCCTGATGAAGCACCTACTCAGCATTGCGGACCTCAGCGCGGAGGAGATCACCTCCCTGCTTGATGAGGCGGATAACTTTCAAAAACTCCTCTCCGAGCGCGAGGTGAAAAAACTCCCCACCCTGCGCGGCAAGACCGTATTCACGCTCTTTTATGAGAACTCCACGCGCACCCGTTCCTCCTTTGAATTGGCGGCCAAGTGGCTCAGCGCGGATACCGTGAATATCTCCGCCTCCTCGTCCTCGGTGCAAAAGGGCGAATCCCTGCGCGATACCGGCCTTACCCTCAAGGCCGTGGGGGCCGAGGCGATCATCATGCGCCACCCCTGCTCCGGGGCGGCCGCGCAGTTGGCGCAGTGGGTGGCCCCCGGCGGCGATGGCCCGTCCGTGATCAACGCCGGTGATGGCCAGCACGCCCACCCCACCCAGGCGCTGTTGGACGCGCTGACGATCCGCCAGAAACTCGGCAGCCTCAAGGATCGCAAGGTGGTCATCGCGGGCGATTGCCTGCACTCGCGCGTGGTGCGCTCCAACGTGGAACTGCTCAGCAAGGTCGGCGCCCAGGTGGTGCTGGTGGCCCCGCCCACGCTCATGCCGGTGGGCGTGGAGACGTGGCCGGTGCAGACCTCCTACGACCTGGATTCGGAGATCGCCGATGCCGACGCCGTGATGATGCTGCGCGTGCAGCAGGAGCGCATGCGCGGCGGATTCTTCCCCTCCGCCCGCGAGTACGCGGCGGGCTACGGGCTCAACGAGCGTCGATTGGCAAAGATGCCCAAGGGCGCGCTGGTCATGCACCCCGGGCCCATGCTGCGCGGCATGGAAATTGGCTATGATGTAGCGGATTCCGAGCAGGCCGTGGTGCTGCAACAGGTGACCAATGGCGTGCACGTGCGCATGGCCGTGCTCTTTGCCACCGTTCTGGGCGAATAATACAAGGAGAAAATCACATCATGGCAACTGATTACCCGCAGACCGGCCCGCTGAACGCGCCGGAGTCCGGTACCCTGCTGATCCGCGAGGTCCGCGTGTACGGCGAGGGCGAGCCGGTGAACGTTCTGGTCACCGACGGCGTGATTTCCTCCCTGGACGCCGGGGACGCCACCGCCGATCGCGTGGTGGAGGGCAAGGGCGGCGTGCTGCTGCCCGGCCTGGTGGACATGCACGTGCACTTCCGCGAGCCGGGCCGCGAGGACGCCGAGACCATCGCCACCGGCTCCCAGGCGGCCGCGCGCGGCGGCTTCACTGCCGTGTTCACCATGGCAAACACCACCCCCGTGATCGACCAGCCCGTGCTGGCGGACAGCGTGTGGGCTAAGGGCCAGGAGGCCGGGCTGTGCGACGTACACCCGGTGGGTGCGATCACCAAGAACCGCGAGGGCAAGGAACTGGCGGAGCTGGGCATGATGGCCCAATCCCAGTCCCGCGTGCGCGTGTTCTCCGACGACGGCACCTGCGTGGATAACTCCGCGCTCATGCGCCGGGCCGTGGAGTACTCCAAGGCGCACGACGTCCTGCTGGCCCAGCACTGCGAGGACCCGGTGCTCACCGAGGCCGCCGTGGCGCACGAGGGCCCCACCGCCGCGCGCCTGGGCCTGCGTGGCTGGCCGCGCGCCGCCGAGGAATCCATCGTGGCGCGCGATCTGCTGCTCAGCCGCGATTACGGCGGCCGCGTGCACATCTGTCACGCCTCCACGGCGGGCACCGTGAGCCTGCTCAAGTGGGCCAAGGAGCAGGGGATCGAGGTCTCCGCCGAGGTCACTCCGCACCACCTGCTGCTCACCGACGCCCGCCTGGAAACCTACGATCCGGTGAACAAGGTCAATCCGCCCCTGCGCGAGGACTCCGACGTAGCGGCCCTGCGCCAGGCGCTTCTCGACGGCGTGCTGGACTGCGTGGCCACCGACCACGCCCCCCACGCGGCGGTGAATAAGTGCTGCGAGTTCGACCACGCCCTTCCCGGCATGCTGGGGCTGGAAACTTCCCTGGCGATCATCGCGGAGATCTTTGTCCGCGAGGGCCTGGCGGATTGGCGCTGGGTGGCCAAGGTGATGAGCGAGCGCCCCGCGCAGATCACCAAGTTGCCCGGGCACGGCCGCCCCCTGGCGGTGGGCGAGCCCGCCAACCTCACCGTGGTGGCCGAGGATCAGCCCTGGACGGTGGAGCCGCGCGAGTTGGCCTCTAAGGCGGAGAACACCCCCTTTGCCGGAATGGAGTTCCACACCAAGGTGGCCGCCACCGTGCTGCGCGGCAAGGTCACCCACGAGGGGTAGGACGTTATTGCGGGGAAGCGAGGGGGTCGGTTCCGGTGGCGGTGAGCCACCAGTCCGAATTGGGCGAGGAGAGGTCTCGGTTATCGCGGACTGAGACGGTCTCCTCGCTCAAGCGATAGGCCGGTGCGTTGCTGCCGCTGCATAGCAGCAGGGTTTCGGTGGGGTGAACCTCGGCCTTGACCTCGGAGCCCTTGATCCGCAGCAGGGCGTTCTCGTCCTGCTGCAATTCCGGCACGTCGCCTTCTTCTATTCCCAGCGCCTGTGCCACCAGGTCGCGGGGAGCCTCGGGGCAGAGCGCGGCGTACTCCTCCCACCGATCGCCGTAGACCGCGGTCAGGGTAAGAATCACGCTATCGGTGTCTCGCTCCCGGACGGCCTCTTGGGCGGCGTCCAGGAGGGGTTGATCGCTCTCGGTGGTGCAGGCGGCAAGTGCGGCCGTGGAGAAAATCCCTGCGCACAGGAGGGCAGCGAGGTGGGGGCGTCGTATGTGCGTTTCTCGTGGCATTGCGGGGTCACACCCTTAAAAGTTGTGATCTATCTCCCTTACGTTGGCCACTATAGGCGAAAGCACGCCCTGGTGTCGCCGCCCTACAGGCTCAGCGCCCCCGTGCCGAGCCCCCACACCGCCACGGCAGAGGCCAGCACCACCACCGCTACCACGGCCCACTCGAAGGGACTAAACAGTGGCTCGCGGCGGCGCAGCCGGGTGAGAACGTAGGGGATCAGGCCGGGTAGCAGGGCGAGCGCCCCGAAGAGCACGTAGGTGGGGTCGGCGGCGTAGAAGAGCCACAGGGAATACACCAGCGCAATGCCGC of Corynebacterium sp. 21KM1197 contains these proteins:
- a CDS encoding arginine repressor, producing the protein MPETPTRMARHSMIIRLVERHDVTSQAQLSQLLREVGVRVAQATLSRDLEELGVRKVKNAAGHAAYVQCEADAALHCAGPRERLRKLVGRTMIGLEVVSFGVLLRTPPGAAQYLASGIDTAGLPEVVGTIAGDDTILVVAREPLTGKDLREIFIH
- the pyrR gene encoding bifunctional pyr operon transcriptional regulator/uracil phosphoribosyltransferase PyrR, with the protein product MSTHGHEVELLSAADIKRTVARIAHQIIEKTALGSEKSDRVVLLGIPTRGVPLAQRLAQCIEEFSGEKVAVGSVDITLYRDDLSTGPHRTLHRTDIPAEGLDGATVVLVDDVLFFGRSVRAALDALRELGRPEAVKLAVLVDRGHRRLPIRADFVGKSVPTALSEDIDVLLDEVDGRDAVLLHRPDTTPDREGATPQSTDEREENA
- a CDS encoding aspartate carbamoyltransferase catalytic subunit, with translation MKHLLSIADLSAEEITSLLDEADNFQKLLSEREVKKLPTLRGKTVFTLFYENSTRTRSSFELAAKWLSADTVNISASSSSVQKGESLRDTGLTLKAVGAEAIIMRHPCSGAAAQLAQWVAPGGDGPSVINAGDGQHAHPTQALLDALTIRQKLGSLKDRKVVIAGDCLHSRVVRSNVELLSKVGAQVVLVAPPTLMPVGVETWPVQTSYDLDSEIADADAVMMLRVQQERMRGGFFPSAREYAAGYGLNERRLAKMPKGALVMHPGPMLRGMEIGYDVADSEQAVVLQQVTNGVHVRMAVLFATVLGE
- a CDS encoding dihydroorotase, which encodes MATDYPQTGPLNAPESGTLLIREVRVYGEGEPVNVLVTDGVISSLDAGDATADRVVEGKGGVLLPGLVDMHVHFREPGREDAETIATGSQAAARGGFTAVFTMANTTPVIDQPVLADSVWAKGQEAGLCDVHPVGAITKNREGKELAELGMMAQSQSRVRVFSDDGTCVDNSALMRRAVEYSKAHDVLLAQHCEDPVLTEAAVAHEGPTAARLGLRGWPRAAEESIVARDLLLSRDYGGRVHICHASTAGTVSLLKWAKEQGIEVSAEVTPHHLLLTDARLETYDPVNKVNPPLREDSDVAALRQALLDGVLDCVATDHAPHAAVNKCCEFDHALPGMLGLETSLAIIAEIFVREGLADWRWVAKVMSERPAQITKLPGHGRPLAVGEPANLTVVAEDQPWTVEPRELASKAENTPFAGMEFHTKVAATVLRGKVTHEG